A portion of the Glycine max cultivar Williams 82 chromosome 10, Glycine_max_v4.0, whole genome shotgun sequence genome contains these proteins:
- the LOC112998176 gene encoding uncharacterized protein, with product MHPEFPDEDIMALFEEKEEDEDRDKWIAWFDGASNALGHGVGAALVSPNNQCIPFMARLGFDCTNNMVEYELRGELETRDHKLIPYQAYIMKLAEFFNDVSFHHITREENQMANALATLVSMFQLTPHGDLPYIEFRCRGKPAHCFLIEKEHDVKPWYFDIKRYVEYK from the exons atgcatccagAGTTTCcagatgaagacatcatggccttgttcgaggagaaggaggaggatgaGGATAGGGATAAGTGGATCGCGTGGTTCGATGGCGCGTCCAACGCCCTAGGCCATGGGGTTGGGGCGGCTTTGGTCTCTCCCAACAACCAATGCATTCCCTTCATGGCCAGATTGGGTTTCGATTGCACGAATAATATGGTTGAATATGAG CTGAGGGGAGAATTGGAAACTAGGGATCACAAATTGATACCCTATCAGGCCTACATCATGAAACTGGCTGAGTTCTTCAACGATGTCTCCTTCCACCacattaccagagaggaaaatcaaatggctaaTGCACTTGCCACTCTGGTATCCATGTTTCAGCTAACCCCACATGGAGACTTGCCATACATCGAGTTCAGATGTCGTGGCAAGCCCGCACATTGCTTCTTGATAGAAAAGGAGCATGACGTTAAACCGTGGTACTTCGACATCAAGCGGTACGTAGAGTATAAGTAG